The stretch of DNA CTTTTCCACGCATATGATCAAAAAGTACACATGCTTCTTCTAGACGTGTTGCTTTGCAGAATCCTGCAATGATAGAACTGTATGTCACTGCTGTAGGATTTAAGCCATGTTTCACCATCCTTTCAAGAAGCTGCCAAACTGTGTCCAGCTCAATCCAGTTCCACATACCAGATGTGTCTACATAATGAGCATCAACCAAACTCATTTTTAGAAAATGCTTGAGCAAAATCCAATAAGTCCAGTAATTTGGCTCACATGATGCATCTATCATGCGCTTCAGAGTAGAAAATGCACGATCCATATATCCCATATGCCCACAACCATTAATGAATACATTATAGGTTACCACATCAGGTGCGACACCGTCTCTTTCCATTTCCCCAATTAGATGCTCAGCCTCCTCTATTTGACCTATCTTGCAGTACGAGCTAATGAATACAGTATATGTGGTTGCACTAGGCTTATGTCCTGATGAAATCATTTCATTGAACATGCTCTTAGCATGGTCATGCTTCCCTTCTTTGATCATTTCACTGATAATTATTGTATAAGCAACAATGTTACACTTGACTCCACTTAGGGTCATCTGATCCAGTATAGACAAAGCTTCATTCAGCTTTTTTTGTTTACATAAAGCCTGCAACAGTACACTATATGTGTACGAATCTGCCTTACAACCCTCATTGACCATCTTCTCTATAAGGACAGCAGCAAAGTCGGTATTGCCTGCCTTGCTAAAACCATCAACTAAAGATGTATATGTTACCTTTGTGAGGACCACTCCCTTCCTGACGAGAAACGAATAAGCTTCTTCAGCTCTTCCAGACTTGCATAGTGCATGAGTTAGGACATTATATGCTTGCTCATCAGGCGTCAAGCCATTCTGCTCCATCATTTCAAATAACCTGAAAGCATTATCAAATTCATGTTTTTTGCACTGGCCTTGAATCAGAGTAGTATACGTGATAACACCAGGAGTTATCCCATCCTCTTGCATTTTAGTTATTAAAGCCATTGCCTTATGAAGCTTTTGATCCTGAATTAACCCATATATCAAAGAACTGTAAGTCCATGCATTTGGACGGCAACCTTCATGTTCCATCAATCTGAAGACCTCTAGTGCAGCACCAACCTTCCCAACCTTGCAATACCCATCAATTATAGAGGTGTAGATGACAACATTAGGAGCTAAACCATTTGCAAACATCTCGCTCACTGTCTCTTTAGCCTCTTTGAATCTACACTTCTTGATCAGGACATTGATCAACACTCCATATGCCTGTAAATCAAGTTTGCAATTGCTTGATAACATGCTAGTCTTTACCCTGAGTGCATCATCAATCCTTTCAGCCTTGCAATATCCATTAATGATGTTAGTGAATGTGATAACTGTAGGTGTGAAGCCCCTCACAATAGCGTCATTCAGCAATTCTTCGGCTTCGTCTGGCTTCTCACCACATAGGCCATAAATCAGAATGTTGTATGTCCAATCATCTGGATTACACCCATTTCGTTCCATCAGTGCCTTAATCCCCAATGCATCCTTCATCCTTCCTGACTTACAGTAACCATCAATCATTGCATTATACGTCCAAACACTTGGAACCACCCCTCTCAGAGGCATTTCTTCAAGCACCCTCCTGGCACCATGAATCCTACCCTCCTTACAAAGACCTTTGATCAAGAGTGTATATGTGTGCAGATTCAGGGAGCACCCATCTTGTACCATCATgaccagaagcacaagtgccTCCCTTACACACCGTGTTTCACAGAGCCCCTGAATCAGAATGGTGTAGGAGTACTCGTTCCTCCTGCAACCCATCAGCGGCATCATCATAAGTAGCCAGCAAGCCTTTCTCAAGTCACCTGTTCGGCAGTACCCCAGCAACAATGCATTACATGTGTATGTATCCATCTCCATCCCAGACTCCCTCAAGAGACGGAAATACCGGTGTGCTACGGCAAGACTGCCCTTCTTGCAGTATGCCATGATCATAGTGTTGTAAGTCACTGTGTCTGGCAACAATCCCTCCTGCACGAGGTGCGAGTACAACTTCTCCATATACTCCGTCATGTCGAATCGCAGCAGCGACCTGAGCGCCAAGTTGTAGCACTTTGGGGACAGCACGAGTCGCTTACCACCCACTCGACGGATTGCCTGAATTGCGTCGACGGCCTCGCGCATGTCCTCCGCGGTGTCGGAACAGCTGACCATGGAGACGACAAGCTTGTCGTAGTTGgccggcgcgcggcggcgggcgaGGAGCTGGAGCAGCGCGGCGTGGGAGGCGGCGGTGTGGCGGAACCCGGGGCGGCGCGCGACCCACTCGAAGAAGGCCAGAGCGGTGGCCGGGTCGAGAGGCGCCACCGGGGCGCGGAAGAGGTCGGCTACGTGCGCGGCCGTCACGGAGGGGGCCAGCCGCTTGTAGGCGCGGCCCTTGTTCCAGCGGCGCGTGGAGATGACGCGGCCGAGCTCCGCGACGATGTCCGGTGTGGATGTGgatgcgacggcggcggcggcggcggggcggggGAGGGGCGGGAGGCGGCCCATGGTGGCGGCGGCCTTTAGGGTTCAGGGTTCTGCGGggcggcggcgacggtggcggcggccgcggcgaaGCGGAACGAATGGCCCGACTCTATTCCTGTCGCTCTCTCTGATATACACGATATTGCCATTAAAAAAAAGGGTACGCTCAATCCCGTCGACTCGTAGGATTCGTGTCTGGCGGCCGGCGGCCCCTCCCTCCCGCTGCGCCGTCGCCTCCATCCCCgcactcctcccctgccgctgcGGCGCCATCGTCGCCTCCTCCCGCAACGCCGGACAATCGGTCGGTTGCGGCCGCTTCCTCGACGTCGAGGGGAGGACGGctgcgccatcttctccaccacgCCGCGCCCGTCTTCATCTTCGCGTTCACGCAAGGAGGATGCCCAGCGGCGGGCCGGTGTGGATCTGAGGCCACCACTGCCTGAGCATTGCCCGACCCTGTTTCCCCTCTGTCAACGGCCACCACCGTCACAGACCCGCTCGGTGAGCACTCTTATTCGCCCAGACGAGCCTCATCCTTTCTTGCGTCGTATCACTGTGTGTGGTGCCAAACTTTTAAGTGGAATTGTGCCAGCTAATTATTAATGTATAGTTGTATACAAATGGCTTCAAAGATTACTACTCGGACATCGTTTTATGTATTGTCAAATATGCAACTAGCTGCAGCTTACATATTCATGCATACAGCATACACATACCTTCATAGATGATTACTCGAACGTAATTTTATCTATAATGGATCCGTACAAGCCAGGGCCTATATGACCAAATGCACTCCTACAGAGCATGATTATTTTAAGAATAGAGTTGAAATTACCAGCTTATGAACCTGTACATAAACTTCTGTTCTTCTCTTAATTGAAAGGCATAGCTCCTGCCATTGCGTTAAAAACAACAGCTTATGAACTGATGGGACTAGTACATTCGATGATTATATATTACTTGTGATGCTCGTTAGTTCCTATTTTTCTAACTACTCATTGGCAATTATTATCAGGTTTGATCCTGGCCTTATTCAAAAAGTCAGAGCCAGTTGCCCTGCCACTGCAAAATCACAGTACGTTATGTTCTACGATTTGTTCTGCTTGCCTCACTCGCATTGGTCTTGTATGTTCTATAGTTTGCCTATGATAGAGAATAAACATATCAGAAAAAATGTAGCTTTCATGACAAACAGGATTTTCATTCTCATGACCTTATGCCTTTTAATAATCACGTATATGGTATAGAAGTCTACTTTTATGTCTATTACTAACTGCGAAAATGTACTACTATCGACTAGTATTTAATCGTGCAAGTCTACTTTTATGTCTATTACTAACTGTGAAAATGTACTACTATCGACTAGTATTTAATCGTGCACTGCATCATAGACTCGTGAAAAACTTGAAcattttgattctgtagaatatACATACGGAAACTTCTATCACAGGCTTGTACTTAAGGTGAACTCTAATTAGCTTTATTATCTGTCCTTATTGTACACAACTCAGTGCCTTGTTCCTTGCCTACAGTTTAGttttgtttcttgtagtaacttTTAAGCTCAAATGGCCTAGAACTAAGGTGATACAAATTTGAAATAAACCAAGGTATGAGAGAGGATTAAAATGTGTGTTGAACTATGAATGCAGTACCTTATTCTAAAACTGCCTAGCATAATTTCAGGTCCATTGTTCAATTTATAAACCCTTTTTCTATTTAACAAACCTGAATCCAATTACCTTATGTTTAAATAACTTGAGCTTTCCTGCTCGCTGAGAGGTCATCGACCCTTGAGTACATAAATTTGCCATAACTGAAAAGACCTGATACATGGACCCTTCATCTCGAGTTACAGTATCAACAGCTAATAGTTCTGCTGCCATTGTGAATCATCTGTTTTTGGTCTGCTAAGACGTTACTGCAGCAATATTGAATTGCCTCCATTTGACCGCTTGTTCCTGCCATGTTTAAATTGATGAAGGTGAAAAAAGTTACTGTGTTGTGGCTGCTGCGGCTGGTTGCAGCTCCTGCTGGCTTGGCTGCTTCAGCCAGCTTGCCGAACACCCCTGCAGTCtcggacagagggagtactcaAAACCCCAACTGCTGATGGATCTCCTCTCCGCTGCATATGGCGCTACCTCTGACGACGAGGATGCTGCTGACCCACCCTCCTCCGTACCGGTTGCCACTGGGTCTGCCTCCTTCGCTCCACCTCCCCTGAAGCGGCCGCGGTGGGAATCTCACCAATACCTCCCTCCAACCCACTGCTTCCCGCAACAGCCCCTGCTCAACACAGTGACGCCGCTAGCATCTCCATCCAGCGGCAGGTATGTTTCCAAGAGGGAGCGTGCTCTCCTAGCTTCATCGCAGGTGCATGTAGAATCTGGATCACCCCTGTCTCCGGTGACGAGAGCGGAGGTTTATTGTGCAGGTGAGCTTTCTGGGCCCCTATTGCAGCAGATTGAAAGATGCTGATTATCCTAGCATAAAATTCATCCCGGGTTGCTGACTAGCTGCTCTCATGGGAAGACACCAGCTTCACCAGACTGCTGGCTGGGttcaggatagttttatgtgatTAGTTCTGACATAAATTGACTTGTCAATTGTGTAGTGGATCCCAGGACGAATTTAATCTTCCATGATTAGATATCTGAAATGGTTTAAActgtttgaagaaaatgttcAGGGGTCTTGGATAAAGGCTGATAAAAAGCTTGTTTCGTAATTTGTAATTGTTGTGTCACTTGTGTGAGAAAACTGAGGGGCTTTGTTTCAAGAGTCCTGTTTTTTGTTATCATGATGATTTCACGAGGAACTAGTTTAGGGAGTGACACATCTGTACTTTAGTATTTTTATATGTTGCTTGAGCAGACCATTTTCTACCTTCTGTATTTCTTGTAACAGTGAACATGTTGTTACAGTTGGCTCTATCAACAATACAAATCTACGAGCTGACATTTTGCATTCCTTGCAATGCCAACCAAAGCCTGGACCAAGCACAAGTTTCCCTTTGAAGCTCTCAGTTTGTTTGAAGGGTCACACTAAGGCAATCAACTGTGTAGATTGGTCACCGAGTCATGGTTAGTAATTATTCTTACATAGTTCTGCTTCCATGATCTTTAATATTCTGTTTGACTTATGTTATTAATGAGTAAATGTTCTTAGAACTTTATGAGTTAGCCATTCTGTAGGGTCATGTATTAGGATATTAAGAGAATGCAGAATTATCCCTCTTCTAATCAAAGACATAATGCATTGGTTTTACAGCAGTCATGGGGATTTGGGGTATGCAATTTGAGATATAATAAGGTGGTTCTTCAACATGATACATTTCTCTACTTCCCTTATAGTAACCAGGAAGCAAAGTGGGTGCCCAGTGCTGTGCTGGTATTAATGTTGTACCGACATT from Sorghum bicolor cultivar BTx623 chromosome 8, Sorghum_bicolor_NCBIv3, whole genome shotgun sequence encodes:
- the LOC8079833 gene encoding pentatricopeptide repeat-containing protein At5g65560, with the protein product MGRLPPLPRPAAAAAVASTSTPDIVAELGRVISTRRWNKGRAYKRLAPSVTAAHVADLFRAPVAPLDPATALAFFEWVARRPGFRHTAASHAALLQLLARRRAPANYDKLVVSMVSCSDTAEDMREAVDAIQAIRRVGGKRLVLSPKCYNLALRSLLRFDMTEYMEKLYSHLVQEGLLPDTVTYNTMIMAYCKKGSLAVAHRYFRLLRESGMEMDTYTCNALLLGYCRTGDLRKACWLLMMMPLMGCRRNEYSYTILIQGLCETRCVREALVLLVMMVQDGCSLNLHTYTLLIKGLCKEGRIHGARRVLEEMPLRGVVPSVWTYNAMIDGYCKSGRMKDALGIKALMERNGCNPDDWTYNILIYGLCGEKPDEAEELLNDAIVRGFTPTVITFTNIINGYCKAERIDDALRVKTSMLSSNCKLDLQAYGVLINVLIKKCRFKEAKETVSEMFANGLAPNVVIYTSIIDGYCKVGKVGAALEVFRLMEHEGCRPNAWTYSSLIYGLIQDQKLHKAMALITKMQEDGITPGVITYTTLIQGQCKKHEFDNAFRLFEMMEQNGLTPDEQAYNVLTHALCKSGRAEEAYSFLVRKGVVLTKVTYTSLVDGFSKAGNTDFAAVLIEKMVNEGCKADSYTYSVLLQALCKQKKLNEALSILDQMTLSGVKCNIVAYTIIISEMIKEGKHDHAKSMFNEMISSGHKPSATTYTVFISSYCKIGQIEEAEHLIGEMERDGVAPDVVTYNVFINGCGHMGYMDRAFSTLKRMIDASCEPNYWTYWILLKHFLKMSLVDAHYVDTSGMWNWIELDTVWQLLERMVKHGLNPTAVTYSSIIAGFCKATRLEEACVLFDHMRGKDISPNEEIYTMLIKCCCDIKLFGKAVSFVTDMIEFGFQPHLESYHYLIVGLCDEGDYDKAKSLFCDLLGMEDYNHNEVAWKILNDGLLKAGHVDFCSQLLSAMENRHCQIDSETYSMVTDNIHEASGSVVSELRGEAA